The following proteins are encoded in a genomic region of Sorangiineae bacterium MSr12523:
- a CDS encoding NAD(P)H-dependent oxidoreductase yields MNVLVVYAHPEPMSLNGSLKSFTVERLAGAGHDVRVSDLYAMGWKAAADGDDFLERDRGRRLDLMADSKHAFATGTQALDIAGQQADLRWADAVIFQFPLWWFSMPAILKGWVERVYAYGFAYGVGEHSDKHWGDRYGEGVFKGKRAMLVVTTGGWESHYGERGINGPIEDVLFPITHGILHYPGFDVLPPFVLYRSSKMDEARFARTREELGKRLDGLWTDTPIAYRRQNGGDYEIPALTLKPGLEDVDGVARGFQLHVQRRI; encoded by the coding sequence ATGAACGTTCTCGTCGTTTATGCGCACCCGGAACCGATGTCGCTCAATGGTTCGCTCAAGTCGTTTACCGTCGAGCGGCTCGCGGGGGCGGGGCATGATGTTCGCGTTTCCGATCTTTATGCGATGGGGTGGAAAGCGGCTGCGGATGGGGACGATTTCCTGGAGCGCGATCGCGGACGACGGCTCGATTTGATGGCCGACTCGAAGCATGCGTTTGCCACGGGGACGCAGGCGTTGGATATCGCTGGGCAGCAGGCCGATCTTCGGTGGGCCGATGCGGTCATTTTTCAGTTTCCGCTCTGGTGGTTCTCCATGCCCGCCATCCTCAAGGGATGGGTCGAACGCGTTTATGCGTATGGTTTCGCCTACGGCGTGGGGGAGCATTCCGACAAGCATTGGGGCGATCGCTATGGCGAAGGTGTCTTCAAAGGGAAGCGCGCCATGCTGGTGGTGACGACGGGCGGCTGGGAGTCGCATTACGGCGAGCGGGGCATCAATGGGCCCATCGAGGACGTGCTTTTTCCCATTACGCACGGCATCTTGCATTATCCAGGGTTCGACGTGCTGCCGCCGTTCGTCCTTTATCGAAGCTCCAAAATGGATGAAGCCCGCTTCGCGCGTACCCGAGAGGAGCTGGGCAAACGGCTCGATGGCCTTTGGACCGACACGCCGATCGCGTATCGAAGACAAAATGGCGGCGACTACGAGATACCCGCGCTTACGCTGAAACCGGGCCTCGAAGACGTGGACGGCGTCGCACGCGGCTTCCAGCTTCACGTGCAACGCCGCATCTGA